The window CTCCGACAGAAGACGACCTTTTTTATTTGGGATTTACTTCAGGTACGACGGGAAAACCGAAAGGCTATGTTCGCAATCATGGTTCATGGCTTAAAAGCTTTTCCGCCGGAGAGACAGCCTTTGGTTTTCATAGCGGCCATAGCGTTTTGGCTCCGGGGCCTTTATGCCACTCTTTGTCGTTGTTTGCCGCTGTTCATGCCGTTCATGGCGGCAGCACTTTTTATATGCTTGAGTCGTTTGATGTGGACAAAGTCTGTCGTCTGTTGAAGCAAGGCTGTGTGGATATGCTGCATGTTGTCCCGACGATGCTGGAAAAAATAATGGCTCAATACCGATGGAAACCCATCATCCATCAAAGTGTCAAATGGATTTTGGCTTCCGGTGCTTATTGGGAGGAAAATTCAAAGGAGCGGGCAAAGCAGCTTTTTCCGCAGGCAAGATTGTTTGAATATTATGGAGCTTCGGAGCTAAGCTTTGTCGCTTATCAAGAATATCCGGCTAAAGAAAAAGGAAGCAAGCCATTTCCGGGTGTTCACATTCGCATTTGTGATCAAGCAGGACGGGATGTCGAACCGGGGGAAATCGGCCAAGTCTACATAGACAGCCCATTATTATTTTCCGGTTATGTAAAAGACGAGAACGAAACGAAAAAAGTGTTAACCCATTTTGGGGCCACTGCTGGCGATATGGGAAGAATGGATTCACAAGGCCGCCTTCATATTGTCGGGCGACGCAAAAATATGTTTAAAAGCGGAGGGCTGAAAGTTTACCCAGAGGAAGTAGAGCATGTCATTAAAAAGCATCCTTCGGTAGAAGAAGCGGTGGTCATTGGAATAAAGGACGAGTATTGGGGCGAAAAAGGCGTCGCGTGTGTGCAGTGGAGAAAAAAAGAATCGGAAGAAGAAATCAAGCGTTTTTGCAGGCAGCATCTCGCTGCTTACAAATGCCCAAAACAATGGGTTGAAATGGATCATTGGCCTTTGACCAAAAGCGGAAAAGTAGATCGCTTCACATTAAAACAGTGGCTGGAGAAGGTGTTGTCATGCCAAGAGCAGTGATTGTGGCAGCAAAAAGAAGTGCTGTTGGAAAAATTGGCGGAATTTTCCGTAATGTTCTGCCGGAAGTGTTGGCAGCGAAAGTGATTCAAGCAGTGCTGGAGGAATGCCCTGTTCCTGCGGCAGAAATAGATGATGTGATTTTAGGGAATGTGGTAGGACCTGGGGGTAACATCGCGCGGCTTTCCGCTTTAACGGCGGGTTTGCCTGTTGAAGTACCAGGAATGACCATTGATCGTCAGTGCGGATCGGGGTTGGAAGCCATCATTACGGCTTGCCGTTTTGTGCAGGCTGGTGCAGGGGATATTTATTTAGCAGGTGGAGTGGAAAGCACCAGTTTGGCGCCGTGGAAAATAGAGAAACCGACTTCTTTATATTCGGCGGCTGCTCCGCGAATTTATACACGCGCACGATTTTCTCCAGATTGGATCGGGGATCCGGAAATGGGGATCGCGGCGGAAAATGTCGCACGAGTGTATCATGTGAGCCGAGAAGAACAGGATGAGTATGCACTACGAAGTCATCAAAAAGCTGTCAAGGCTCAAGAAAATCAATTATTCGCTGAAGAAATTGTCCCGATAAACAACAAGAATCAAGATGAATGTCCTCGTTCCGGACTTACTCTTTCTTTATTGAGAGCACTAAAGCCCGTTTTTCAAGAAGATGGGACGGTGACAGCGGGAAATGCGTGTCCGATCAATGACGGAGCGGCCATTGTCCTTGTGATGTCTTTGGAAAAATGTCGCGAACTGAATCTGGAGCCGGTGATGGAGTTTATCGACAGCGCCGTAGCAGGAGTCGATCCGAATCTGCTTGGAATTGGGCCGGTTCCAGCGGTAAAGAGATTGCTGCACAGAACGGGAATCGGCCTACAGGATATTGACTTGGTTGAATTTAATGAAGCTTTTGCTTCTCAAGTGATTGCTTCCATTCGCGAATTGGGGTTGCCGGAAGAAAAAGTGAATATTCACGGAGGCGCCTTAGCCATTGGACATCCTTATGGGGCATCAGGGGCCATTATTGTGACAAGGCTTTTTCATGAAATAAAGCGTGATTTTGGAGAAACGGGCCTTGCCACTTTAGGGATAGGCGGTGGAATTGGGCTTTCGGCTTTGTTTCAACGTTTCCGATCATGACCATTGATCATCCCCTTCTCCCGCATTGTATCCGTGAGCGGGAAAAGGGGATTTGCCGGACATAGGCTGGGTTTAAGATTTTAGAAAGTTGTTATATGGTCGGAAAGGGATTAAGGCACCTCATGTCCCATGGAGCTGTGAAGTATTTCGAACCATTGGTCGTGTGTTAATGTATGCTCTAAAGATCGGACCGCTTTTTGGATGCGTTCTTTTTTTCCGGACCCCACGATTGGCATAATCTTGGCCGGGTGGTTCAAAAGCCAGGCATACAAAACTTCGTCTATGCTCTCCGCTTGAATTTCCCGGGCAATTTTCGCTAATGTTTTTCTCATTCGCACTGCCTTTTTTTCTTGGGACGAGAAAATGGCGCCACCGCCTAAAGGCGACCAAGCCATAGGTGGTATCCGTTTTTTTAAGCAAAAATTCAAAGTGCCGTCCTCAAAATTTTCTAAATGATAAGCGGAAAGCTCTAATTGATTGGTAATCAATTTTTCTTCTAAATAAGACTCAAGCATTTCAAATTGGTGGTC of the Bacillus smithii genome contains:
- a CDS encoding AMP-binding protein gives rise to the protein MYIGESLSHYAETQPDTPAVCFEHTQITYREFRDHIKGISDRLLQILGEGRRRKVALWLGNRPEFLEAFFAIIRLGWIAVPLDRKWTTVELRHAMSIACPDAVIAENDSSPGWQETLVIPVEQLYQYSAGSSNLPKPPTEDDLFYLGFTSGTTGKPKGYVRNHGSWLKSFSAGETAFGFHSGHSVLAPGPLCHSLSLFAAVHAVHGGSTFYMLESFDVDKVCRLLKQGCVDMLHVVPTMLEKIMAQYRWKPIIHQSVKWILASGAYWEENSKERAKQLFPQARLFEYYGASELSFVAYQEYPAKEKGSKPFPGVHIRICDQAGRDVEPGEIGQVYIDSPLLFSGYVKDENETKKVLTHFGATAGDMGRMDSQGRLHIVGRRKNMFKSGGLKVYPEEVEHVIKKHPSVEEAVVIGIKDEYWGEKGVACVQWRKKESEEEIKRFCRQHLAAYKCPKQWVEMDHWPLTKSGKVDRFTLKQWLEKVLSCQEQ
- a CDS encoding thiolase family protein, translated to MPRAVIVAAKRSAVGKIGGIFRNVLPEVLAAKVIQAVLEECPVPAAEIDDVILGNVVGPGGNIARLSALTAGLPVEVPGMTIDRQCGSGLEAIITACRFVQAGAGDIYLAGGVESTSLAPWKIEKPTSLYSAAAPRIYTRARFSPDWIGDPEMGIAAENVARVYHVSREEQDEYALRSHQKAVKAQENQLFAEEIVPINNKNQDECPRSGLTLSLLRALKPVFQEDGTVTAGNACPINDGAAIVLVMSLEKCRELNLEPVMEFIDSAVAGVDPNLLGIGPVPAVKRLLHRTGIGLQDIDLVEFNEAFASQVIASIRELGLPEEKVNIHGGALAIGHPYGASGAIIVTRLFHEIKRDFGETGLATLGIGGGIGLSALFQRFRS